A window of the Bradyrhizobium diazoefficiens genome harbors these coding sequences:
- a CDS encoding efflux RND transporter periplasmic adaptor subunit — MTCAIHARRYGQWRHLGLTLATAAVVALAGCEDKNTFVAPPPPKVDVATPVQRPVTRYVEATGNTAPIKSVDLVARVQGFLQSQDYQDGTFVKQGTQLFTIEPETYKLKLDQAQAAEAGAQASLKQAEADFRRQSELVQRQAVSQATLDTSTSTRDNAQASLQQAQANTRIAEVNYGYTKVSAPFDGIVNAHMVSIGELVGVSSPTQLATIVAMDPIYVNFTVNEQDVLRIRAEAARRGLTAPDLKQFPIEIGLQTETGYPHEGHLDYVAPTLNSSTGTLAVRGLVPNDKRVLLPGYFVRVRVPFTQEKDALLVPDTALGSDQGGRYLLVVGADNIVEQRKVQIGPVDNGLRVIEGGLKPDDRVVIAGLLRVIPGQKIDPQVTKMDQPQASK, encoded by the coding sequence ATGACTTGCGCGATTCACGCTCGACGCTACGGACAGTGGAGACATCTTGGTCTGACGCTGGCCACAGCGGCCGTGGTCGCGCTCGCCGGCTGCGAGGACAAGAACACTTTTGTGGCGCCCCCGCCGCCGAAGGTCGACGTCGCAACGCCCGTGCAGCGCCCGGTGACGCGCTATGTCGAGGCCACCGGCAACACCGCGCCGATCAAGAGTGTCGATCTCGTCGCCCGCGTGCAGGGCTTTCTGCAATCGCAGGACTACCAGGACGGCACCTTCGTCAAGCAGGGCACCCAGCTGTTCACGATCGAGCCGGAGACCTACAAGCTGAAGCTCGACCAGGCCCAGGCGGCCGAGGCCGGCGCGCAAGCTTCGCTCAAGCAGGCGGAAGCCGATTTCAGGCGCCAGAGCGAGCTGGTGCAGCGGCAGGCCGTGTCGCAAGCCACTCTCGACACCTCGACGTCGACCCGCGACAACGCCCAGGCCAGTCTCCAGCAGGCCCAGGCCAATACCAGGATTGCGGAGGTCAACTACGGCTACACCAAGGTGAGCGCGCCGTTCGACGGCATCGTCAATGCGCACATGGTCTCGATCGGCGAGCTCGTCGGCGTCTCTTCGCCGACACAGCTTGCGACCATCGTCGCGATGGATCCGATCTATGTGAACTTCACCGTCAACGAGCAGGACGTGCTGCGCATCCGCGCCGAGGCCGCACGGCGCGGGCTGACTGCCCCCGACCTCAAGCAATTCCCGATCGAAATAGGCCTCCAGACCGAGACCGGCTATCCGCATGAAGGCCATCTCGACTACGTGGCACCGACCCTCAATTCCTCGACCGGCACGCTGGCCGTGCGCGGCCTCGTGCCCAACGACAAGCGGGTGCTGCTGCCCGGCTATTTCGTCCGCGTCCGCGTGCCCTTCACCCAGGAGAAGGACGCCCTCCTCGTCCCCGATACCGCGCTCGGCAGCGACCAGGGCGGCCGCTATCTGCTCGTCGTCGGCGCCGACAACATTGTCGAGCAGCGCAAGGTGCAGATCGGTCCCGTCGACAATGGCCTGCGCGTGATCGAAGGCGGTCTGAAGCCTGACGACCGCGTGGTGATCGCGGGGCTGCTGCGCGTGATCCCGGGCCAGAAAATCGACCCGCAGGTGACGAAGATGGACCAGCCCCAGGCGTCCAAGTAG
- a CDS encoding ABC transporter substrate-binding protein, producing MPTPFWSACAGLALAAVVAMPALADGLNDELAPTGKLRVAIAISPAGGAFWSTKTEAGYAGVPVDLGKDMAAQIGVPVEYVVYQNSGQITDAAGKGSWDVTWLPKDPERETRMMFGPIYEVADATYIVKADSSVTSFATLDQPGIKVAAVNATTTMRGAVAHLKNAKVTGYQTYDEIFGLLKSGEIDAFALSRDQLNKMAQKIPGSKVLDETFKKTVTAVAVPLGHQRALTFVTGFMNEAMTNGTLRKAYDNNGLKDSPIRTE from the coding sequence ATGCCAACGCCATTCTGGTCGGCCTGCGCTGGCCTCGCTCTTGCCGCCGTGGTCGCCATGCCCGCGCTAGCCGATGGCCTGAACGACGAACTCGCGCCGACCGGCAAGCTGCGGGTCGCGATCGCGATCAGCCCGGCGGGCGGTGCATTCTGGTCGACCAAGACCGAAGCCGGCTATGCTGGCGTGCCCGTCGATCTCGGCAAGGACATGGCCGCGCAAATCGGCGTCCCCGTCGAATATGTCGTGTACCAGAATTCCGGACAGATCACCGATGCGGCCGGCAAGGGCAGCTGGGACGTCACGTGGCTGCCGAAAGATCCCGAACGCGAGACCAGGATGATGTTCGGCCCGATCTACGAGGTCGCGGACGCCACCTATATCGTCAAGGCGGATTCGAGCGTCACCAGTTTCGCCACGCTCGACCAACCCGGCATCAAGGTCGCGGCCGTCAATGCCACGACGACGATGCGCGGCGCCGTTGCGCACCTGAAGAACGCGAAGGTCACGGGCTATCAGACCTACGACGAAATATTTGGTCTCCTGAAAAGTGGCGAGATCGACGCCTTCGCGCTGTCGCGCGACCAGCTCAACAAGATGGCGCAGAAGATTCCGGGCTCAAAGGTGTTGGACGAGACGTTCAAGAAGACGGTGACGGCCGTTGCAGTCCCGCTCGGCCATCAACGGGCTTTAACCTTTGTCACAGGGTTCATGAACGAGGCCATGACGAACGGCACCCTGCGCAAAGCCTATGATAATAATGGGCTGAAGGACTCGCCGATCCGCACCGAATAG
- a CDS encoding phospholipase C — MKSRFLTTAAIFAAATILACSIPVLADDFDRDHDRDHHAHHMHTETPIKHLVIIFNENRSFDHYFATYPNAGNPPGSIPFVPKPHTPKVNNLANANLLVNNPNTDPANGAGATDPFRLDRTQANTQSQNHAYTAEEKAYDNGKADLFPKYTGRGTSGGAGAFGTTGQVMGYFDGNTVTAFWTYAQHFSMNDNAYTDTFGPSTVGALNVISGQTNGAVAVLGNAATQIIPDGQGGLTVIGDPGPAYDPCSTPGYTTQVTMTGKNIGDLLNDAGVSWGSFMGGFDLSMTNANGTTGCARSTFSTVVGASKADYIPHHAWFQYYKSTANPNHLRPSSVHAVGHTYQKDGKALDPANHGYDLEDFYAAVKAGNFPAVSYVKLPAYQDGHAGYSDPLDEQQGTVELINFLQKQPEWRETAVIVTYDDSDGWYDHAYAKPTSASYDATADQLNGSGQCGLGVAKQPQLNGVGGKPVNGRCGPATRVPFIVISPYAKTNFVSHTAISQASVVRFIEDNWLKGKRLGGGSFDATSGSIMDLFDFDHDHSHDFRTDALFLDPTAGTVIVSPPDEHHHH, encoded by the coding sequence ATGAAATCCAGATTTTTGACGACGGCTGCGATTTTCGCGGCCGCGACGATCCTTGCGTGCAGCATTCCGGTGCTCGCCGACGATTTCGATCGGGACCACGATCGTGATCATCATGCGCATCACATGCATACCGAAACGCCGATCAAGCATCTCGTGATCATCTTCAACGAGAACCGCTCGTTCGACCATTATTTCGCGACGTATCCGAATGCCGGCAATCCCCCGGGCTCGATCCCCTTCGTGCCGAAGCCGCATACGCCCAAGGTCAACAACCTCGCCAATGCCAATCTGCTGGTGAACAACCCGAATACCGACCCGGCCAACGGCGCCGGCGCGACGGATCCGTTCCGCCTCGATCGCACCCAGGCCAACACGCAGTCGCAGAACCACGCCTATACAGCGGAAGAGAAGGCCTATGACAATGGCAAGGCTGATCTGTTCCCGAAATATACCGGGCGCGGCACATCCGGCGGCGCTGGCGCGTTCGGCACGACCGGCCAGGTCATGGGGTATTTCGACGGCAACACCGTCACCGCGTTCTGGACCTACGCGCAGCACTTTTCGATGAACGACAACGCCTACACGGACACCTTTGGTCCGTCGACGGTCGGCGCGCTGAATGTGATTTCTGGCCAGACCAATGGCGCGGTGGCGGTTCTCGGCAATGCCGCGACGCAAATCATCCCGGACGGCCAGGGAGGCCTCACGGTGATCGGCGACCCCGGTCCGGCCTATGATCCTTGCAGCACCCCGGGCTATACGACGCAGGTCACGATGACCGGCAAGAACATTGGCGATCTGCTCAACGATGCCGGCGTCAGCTGGGGCTCGTTCATGGGCGGCTTCGATCTTTCCATGACAAACGCGAACGGCACGACCGGCTGCGCACGCAGCACGTTCTCGACGGTGGTCGGCGCCTCCAAGGCGGACTATATTCCGCATCACGCCTGGTTCCAGTACTATAAGTCCACCGCCAATCCGAACCATTTGCGGCCGAGCTCGGTCCATGCGGTCGGCCACACCTACCAGAAGGACGGCAAGGCCCTCGATCCCGCCAATCACGGCTACGATCTCGAGGATTTCTATGCGGCCGTGAAGGCAGGCAATTTCCCCGCGGTGTCCTACGTCAAGCTGCCGGCCTATCAGGATGGCCACGCCGGCTATTCTGATCCTCTCGACGAGCAGCAGGGAACTGTCGAGCTGATCAACTTCCTCCAGAAGCAGCCCGAGTGGCGCGAGACGGCTGTCATTGTCACCTACGACGACTCCGACGGCTGGTATGATCACGCTTACGCCAAGCCGACCAGCGCCTCCTATGACGCGACCGCCGATCAACTCAACGGCTCCGGCCAGTGCGGTCTCGGCGTCGCCAAGCAGCCTCAACTGAACGGCGTCGGCGGCAAGCCGGTGAACGGCCGTTGCGGTCCCGCCACCCGCGTGCCCTTCATCGTGATCTCGCCCTACGCCAAGACCAACTTCGTCAGCCACACCGCCATCTCGCAGGCTTCGGTGGTGCGGTTCATCGAGGACAACTGGCTGAAGGGCAAGCGTCTCGGCGGCGGCTCGTTCGACGCGACCTCCGGATCGATCATGGATTTGTTCGACTTCGACCATGATCACAGCCATGACTTCCGCACCGACGCGCTGTTCCTCGATCCGACCGCCGGCACGGTGATCGTCAGCCCGCCGGACGAGCACCACCACCACTAG
- a CDS encoding peptide ABC transporter substrate-binding protein: MADSTGKFGVGGLHHLGIPNRRQFFQLGAGAAAGWTLSGSAFAQTERPGNPPGKPRGQVIAALSQEPTVFHPLMPGIEVDQGLWWQVFSPLWFIDPDGKFVPDLAREVPTIENGGLSADGLTWKIKLRSDAKWHDGTPFTADDVKFSLELNNNPDFRARSRVGHNLVKDITIVAPDEIHWRMEAPYSPYMSILSLTFMVPKHILEKASDPNASPFHNSPVGTGPFRWGERVPGDHIQLIAHAGYHGKGPYLERVVFKYIPDLTVLYTQFRTGQVDYTGLQGILPNFVQEAKTLKARKIFVSSTSSVEHIAPNLEFGAFADRTVREALYLAINKQAIIDALNYGLPTQTESFVPQQAWSFQQGLPQHKFDPTKANALLDAAGWVRGSGGVREKGGVKLEFTNSTTSGNAVREQTQQLLIQDWRAIGAAMRVNNMPAAVIWGDFWQQSKFNSVIVGVNFMLGSDPDVTPRFGSGAIPAKGGRGYNTYQYQSADADRLLAQGAKQFDLAQRKTTYGDLQKLIRNDFAILPLFQGFIAEGVKEGLQGFRPNINTSSNCWNIREWYWA; this comes from the coding sequence ATGGCAGACAGCACCGGCAAGTTCGGCGTTGGCGGACTGCATCATCTCGGCATTCCAAATCGCCGACAATTCTTCCAGCTCGGCGCAGGCGCCGCGGCCGGATGGACGCTTTCAGGCAGCGCCTTTGCGCAGACGGAGCGTCCGGGCAATCCGCCGGGCAAGCCGCGGGGGCAGGTGATCGCAGCGCTGTCGCAGGAGCCGACCGTCTTTCATCCGCTGATGCCCGGCATCGAAGTCGACCAGGGCCTCTGGTGGCAGGTGTTCTCGCCGCTCTGGTTCATCGATCCCGACGGAAAGTTCGTTCCCGATCTTGCCCGCGAAGTCCCGACGATCGAGAACGGTGGGCTTTCGGCCGATGGCCTCACCTGGAAGATCAAGCTGCGCAGCGATGCGAAGTGGCACGACGGTACGCCGTTCACGGCCGACGACGTCAAGTTCTCGCTCGAGCTGAACAACAATCCCGACTTTCGCGCGCGCAGCCGTGTCGGCCACAACCTGGTCAAGGACATCACGATCGTCGCGCCTGACGAGATTCATTGGCGAATGGAAGCCCCCTATTCGCCCTACATGTCGATCCTGTCGCTCACCTTCATGGTGCCAAAACATATCCTGGAGAAGGCCTCCGACCCGAACGCTTCGCCGTTTCACAATTCGCCGGTCGGCACCGGGCCGTTCCGCTGGGGCGAGCGCGTACCCGGCGACCATATCCAGTTAATTGCCCATGCGGGTTACCACGGCAAGGGACCTTATCTCGAACGCGTGGTCTTCAAATACATCCCGGATCTTACCGTTCTCTACACCCAATTCCGCACCGGCCAGGTCGACTACACCGGCCTGCAAGGCATCCTGCCGAACTTCGTGCAGGAGGCAAAGACGCTGAAGGCGCGCAAGATCTTCGTCTCGTCGACGTCCTCGGTGGAGCACATCGCACCCAATCTGGAGTTCGGCGCCTTCGCCGACCGCACGGTGCGCGAGGCACTCTATCTCGCCATCAACAAGCAAGCGATCATCGATGCGCTCAACTACGGCCTGCCGACGCAGACCGAGAGCTTCGTGCCGCAGCAGGCCTGGTCGTTCCAGCAAGGCCTGCCGCAGCACAAATTCGATCCGACCAAAGCCAATGCGCTGCTCGATGCGGCCGGCTGGGTTCGCGGCTCCGGCGGCGTGCGCGAGAAGGGCGGGGTGAAGCTCGAATTCACCAACTCGACGACATCGGGCAATGCCGTGCGCGAGCAGACCCAGCAACTCCTGATTCAGGACTGGCGCGCGATCGGCGCGGCGATGCGGGTGAACAACATGCCCGCCGCCGTGATCTGGGGCGATTTCTGGCAACAGTCGAAGTTCAACTCGGTGATCGTAGGAGTGAACTTCATGCTGGGCAGCGATCCCGACGTGACGCCGCGCTTCGGCTCCGGTGCGATTCCAGCCAAGGGCGGCCGTGGTTACAACACTTATCAATACCAGAGTGCGGACGCCGATCGGCTGCTCGCGCAAGGCGCCAAGCAATTCGATCTCGCGCAGCGCAAGACCACCTATGGTGATCTGCAAAAGCTCATCCGCAACGACTTCGCGATCCTGCCGCTGTTCCAGGGCTTCATCGCCGAGGGCGTGAAGGAGGGCCTGCAAGGCTTCCGTCCTAACATCAACACCTCGAGCAATTGCTGGAACATCCGCGAATGGTACTGGGCCTGA
- a CDS encoding cupin domain-containing protein has product MTSLEKGITANGTGYAGKTWNILGQVYFPKAVTESTFAFETNSDPGQFVPVHIHPTQDEFILVQEGTLDLKLDGQWVKAHAGDLVRMPRGIPHGYFNKSDKPCRALFWVSPMQKLEALFNQLHNLTDPAEVVRISALHEVDFLPPEAND; this is encoded by the coding sequence ATGACGTCACTGGAAAAAGGCATTACCGCGAACGGCACGGGTTATGCCGGCAAGACCTGGAACATCCTGGGCCAGGTCTATTTCCCCAAGGCCGTCACCGAGTCCACCTTCGCGTTCGAGACCAACAGCGATCCCGGCCAGTTCGTGCCGGTGCACATCCATCCGACCCAGGACGAGTTCATCCTGGTGCAGGAGGGCACGCTCGACCTCAAGCTCGACGGCCAATGGGTCAAGGCCCATGCCGGCGACCTCGTGCGCATGCCGCGCGGCATTCCGCATGGCTATTTCAACAAATCCGACAAGCCGTGCCGCGCGCTGTTCTGGGTCTCGCCGATGCAGAAGCTGGAGGCGCTGTTCAACCAGCTCCACAATTTGACCGACCCGGCCGAGGTCGTGCGTATCTCGGCCCTGCACGAGGTCGATTTCCTGCCGCCGGAGGCCAACGACTAG
- a CDS encoding alpha/beta hydrolase family protein: protein MEPPASDVPPEIARFQGAWIGTWSDDIRTIIVVERVKADGRADMVFAHGDSAFYGTYREWWRTEAKVVHGVLTIAGDAMRIPWLRSLQFAFDGTDRLFLTSTNRSGGVGSGALVRADTARLAAGDRPNDWPWPGERVRIPHLTVRTPDVTRPIMLEATFYSPAGSGPAPLAIFTHGSDAGRNQLRSWSFSTEAHWLRDNGFAVLVLMRRGRGSSEGINGEETFGRDHDGSLIDVSAGVAEAVEDLDSAIAYGRTLPGVKPGKVLLAGQSRGGFLAMHYAGLKPGEVMGVVNFCGGWYPYGAVTTPYYANAGRGAADKVKQLWLYADNDRLYKEELIREYQQAFAAAGGNARFELLHGVPGDGHLLRLHPERWRAVADQYLASLNR from the coding sequence ATGGAGCCGCCGGCTTCCGACGTGCCGCCGGAGATCGCTCGCTTCCAAGGCGCGTGGATCGGGACCTGGAGCGACGACATCAGGACCATCATCGTCGTCGAGCGCGTGAAGGCGGATGGACGTGCGGACATGGTGTTCGCGCATGGTGACTCGGCATTCTACGGCACCTACCGCGAATGGTGGCGGACCGAGGCGAAGGTCGTTCATGGCGTGCTGACCATCGCCGGCGATGCCATGAGAATCCCGTGGCTTCGAAGCCTGCAATTCGCATTCGATGGTACAGACCGGCTTTTCCTGACCTCGACCAACCGTTCAGGAGGCGTCGGCTCCGGAGCGCTGGTCCGCGCCGATACGGCCCGTCTTGCTGCGGGCGATCGGCCGAACGACTGGCCGTGGCCTGGCGAGCGCGTCCGGATTCCGCATCTCACGGTTCGGACGCCGGATGTCACGCGGCCGATCATGCTCGAAGCGACGTTCTATTCGCCCGCAGGCTCCGGCCCGGCACCACTCGCGATCTTCACCCATGGATCCGACGCCGGCCGCAATCAGCTCAGGTCGTGGTCGTTCTCGACCGAGGCGCATTGGCTGCGCGACAACGGATTTGCGGTGCTGGTGCTGATGCGCCGCGGACGCGGCAGCTCGGAAGGAATCAACGGTGAAGAAACTTTCGGACGCGATCACGACGGCAGCCTGATCGATGTCTCCGCTGGTGTCGCCGAGGCCGTCGAGGACCTCGACTCCGCTATCGCCTATGGCCGCACGCTGCCGGGCGTCAAGCCGGGCAAGGTGCTGCTCGCCGGCCAGTCGCGCGGCGGCTTCCTCGCCATGCACTATGCCGGCCTCAAGCCCGGCGAGGTGATGGGCGTGGTGAACTTCTGTGGCGGCTGGTACCCGTATGGAGCGGTGACGACGCCATATTATGCGAATGCCGGGCGCGGCGCGGCCGACAAGGTCAAGCAGCTCTGGCTCTATGCCGACAACGACCGGCTCTACAAGGAAGAACTGATCCGCGAATATCAGCAGGCGTTCGCCGCCGCTGGCGGCAACGCGCGCTTCGAGCTGCTGCACGGCGTTCCCGGCGATGGCCATTTGCTGCGGCTCCATCCCGAGCGATGGCGTGCAGTCGCCGACCAGTACCTCGCCTCACTCAATCGCTGA
- a CDS encoding cupin domain-containing protein — MDGRGDTNGPKNAPTTETDDAVDQRLGETVRLLRQRAGLSIQDVANKTGLSNGMISQLERARAMPSIRTLRLLSIALEVPISYFFETTDAADVQGYIVRKNSRRLLRLTASGVVKEALTPEGKGQLELYELTLNPGASSGTDFLQHTGEKAGYILSGSLRLWLDNQAHVLEAGDSFRFPSIVPHMFDNPTQQVARVIWVTTLHQTDSPAG, encoded by the coding sequence ATGGATGGTCGCGGCGACACGAACGGTCCGAAGAACGCCCCGACGACCGAGACCGACGATGCGGTGGACCAGCGCCTCGGCGAGACCGTGCGGCTGCTGCGCCAGCGCGCCGGCCTCTCGATCCAGGACGTCGCCAACAAGACCGGCCTCTCCAATGGCATGATCAGCCAGCTCGAACGCGCGCGCGCCATGCCGTCGATCCGCACGCTGCGCCTGCTCAGCATCGCGCTCGAGGTGCCCATCTCCTATTTCTTCGAGACCACCGACGCCGCCGACGTGCAGGGCTACATCGTGCGCAAGAACAGCCGGCGGCTGCTGCGGCTCACTGCCAGCGGCGTCGTCAAGGAAGCGCTGACGCCGGAAGGCAAGGGACAGCTCGAGCTCTACGAGCTCACGCTCAATCCCGGGGCCTCTTCAGGCACCGACTTCCTGCAGCACACCGGCGAGAAGGCCGGCTACATACTCTCCGGCAGCCTGCGGTTGTGGCTCGACAACCAGGCCCATGTGCTCGAGGCCGGCGACAGTTTCCGTTTTCCAAGCATCGTGCCGCACATGTTCGACAACCCGACCCAGCAGGTGGCGCGCGTGATCTGGGTGACCACGCTGCACCAGACCGATTCGCCGGCAGGTTGA
- a CDS encoding cytochrome-c peroxidase has product MHSRTLWLLGAGLLALAGAVFAAETQGFAQATPSGFNPNPVRLYRPPVAPLSSMAQLGKEIFYDASLSSSGSLSCASCHSPDHAYGPPNDGPVMLGGANLSRQGARAVPSLTYLERQPNFSIGPDKGDDDNIIDLAQMAALGQQAARTTKTAGGTGASANIVPQGGLFWDGRADTLQDQALFPLLDPNEMDGGSAEIVADKLRRAPYVQRFVELFGAGVLRNQRLLIAEAMFAVARYQVEEPSFHPYTSKYDYWLEGKTRLSESELRGLQLFNDPDKANCAGCHASAPTRDGLPPLFTDHQYEALGAPRNAALAGNRDPHFFDLGVCGPQRTDVTEQTQYCGMFLTPTLRNTATRHAFFHNGVFSTLEQVMEFYNFRDTNPEKVFRRGADGAVQKYDDIPQKYHTNIDVTDPPFDRHLGDKPAMTDQDMVDIIAFLKTLTDGYKVEN; this is encoded by the coding sequence ATGCACAGCCGCACTCTGTGGCTCCTCGGCGCCGGCCTGCTCGCTCTGGCCGGCGCCGTCTTTGCGGCCGAGACGCAAGGATTTGCGCAAGCGACTCCGTCGGGTTTCAATCCGAACCCGGTTCGTCTGTATCGCCCGCCGGTCGCACCTCTCTCGTCAATGGCGCAGCTCGGTAAAGAGATCTTCTACGACGCCTCGCTGTCGTCGTCCGGCTCACTCTCTTGCGCGTCCTGCCACAGCCCGGATCACGCCTACGGCCCGCCGAACGACGGACCGGTGATGCTCGGCGGCGCCAATCTGTCGCGGCAAGGCGCGCGCGCCGTTCCGTCGCTGACCTATCTGGAGCGGCAGCCGAATTTCAGCATCGGCCCCGACAAGGGCGACGACGACAACATCATCGACCTCGCGCAGATGGCTGCGCTCGGCCAGCAGGCTGCGCGCACGACCAAGACCGCGGGCGGCACCGGTGCGTCGGCAAACATCGTGCCGCAGGGCGGCCTGTTCTGGGACGGCCGCGCCGACACGCTGCAGGACCAGGCGCTGTTTCCATTGCTCGATCCCAACGAGATGGACGGCGGCAGCGCGGAGATCGTGGCCGACAAGCTGCGCCGTGCACCTTACGTCCAGCGCTTTGTCGAGTTGTTCGGCGCCGGCGTGTTGAGAAACCAGCGGCTCCTGATCGCGGAGGCGATGTTCGCGGTTGCGCGCTATCAGGTCGAGGAGCCGAGCTTCCATCCCTACACCAGCAAGTATGACTACTGGCTCGAAGGCAAGACGCGGCTGTCCGAGAGCGAATTGCGCGGCCTGCAATTGTTCAACGATCCCGACAAGGCGAACTGCGCCGGCTGCCACGCCTCGGCGCCGACCCGCGACGGCTTGCCGCCGCTGTTCACCGATCATCAATATGAAGCGCTCGGCGCGCCGCGCAATGCCGCGCTTGCCGGCAATCGCGATCCCCATTTTTTCGATCTCGGTGTCTGCGGTCCGCAACGCACCGACGTTACCGAGCAGACGCAGTATTGCGGCATGTTCCTGACGCCGACGCTACGCAACACCGCGACCCGCCACGCCTTCTTCCACAACGGCGTTTTCTCGACCCTCGAGCAGGTGATGGAATTCTACAATTTCCGCGATACTAATCCGGAAAAAGTGTTCCGGCGCGGTGCCGACGGCGCGGTGCAGAAATACGACGACATTCCGCAAAAATATCATACCAATATCGACGTGACCGATCCGCCCTTCGATCGCCATCTCGGCGACAAGCCAGCGATGACGGATCAGGATATGGTTGACATCATCGCCTTCCTGAAGACGCTGACGGACGGCTATAAGGTGGAGAACTAG